Proteins from a genomic interval of Solea solea chromosome 10, fSolSol10.1, whole genome shotgun sequence:
- the LOC131467196 gene encoding ATP synthase membrane subunit K, mitochondrial-like, translating into MPTSPVKTRIPLTSFGHLITEVKRQLFGIEAPANVELTGRRKYFNSFTLQGRRNCVLATYGVLVVAAAAYMMHRHTKKEAPSSAA; encoded by the exons ATGCCCACGTCTCCCGTGAAGACGCGGATCCCCCTCACGAGCTTCGGTCATCTCATAACAGAGGTGAAG AGGCAGCTGTTTGGCATTGAGGCCCCGGCTAATGTAGAGCTGACTGGTCGGAGGAAATACTTTAATAGCTTCACTCTGCAGGGGCGTCGGAAT TGTGTCCTGGCTACTTATGGAGTCTTGGTCGTAGCGGCGGCTGCCTACATGATGCACAGACACACCAAAAAAGAAGCGCCCAGCTCCGCAGCTTGA